In Chroogloeocystis siderophila 5.2 s.c.1, the DNA window TTCGGGACTGGCAAAACAATCACAACCAACACAGCCAAAGCAAGTAGACCGAAGAAGTCACGTAAATTATCAAGTTCGGTAACATCGTTTAATGCAGGTTCATCGTAGATGGGCATAAAGAATAAAATAATTGCCCATAGCAAAAATCCTGGCTGTAGTAAAGCGAGCGCCAGTACCAAAAATCGCGCAATCTGACTAACAACGATTGCTCTGCGTTGTCCAAACATAGCATGAACGATATGCCCGCCATCAAGTTGCCCTACAGGCATTAAGTTTAGTGCAGTAACGACGAGTCCCAAAAATCCAGCAAACGCTACGGGATGGAGGTTGATCGCAGTGTTAGCCGTTAGTTGAGCGCCCAACATTAGTTTACTCAATAGCGCGAGTAACAATGAGTAATTTGGGTTTAATGCACTGGGGTCGAATAAACTTGGTTGCTCTGGCAGCGGTACGATAGTAGAATTCGCTAAACCCCATACCAAAAAGGGAATCGTCGCAATAAACCCCGCAAGGGGACCGGCAATACTGACATCAAATAATGCTTTACGATTGGGAACTGGACTACGCATTTGAATAAACGCCCCAAAAGTTCCCAAGAAAAACGGCACGGGAATAAAGTAAGGCAATGTGGCGCGAATTTTGTAGTATCGTGCTGCGCTATAGTGTCCTAGTTCGTGAATTCCTAAAATTGTCATTAACGCGAGGGAATACGGCAGGCCTTGCAACAAAACACTAGGATCTGAACTAAGAGTTGTAATATTAGCACCGGCAATTTCTACGCCGACGATGGTTGTTGTCAAAAGCGTTGCTAGTAATAGTCCTAGCGCGAGAACAGGTCGAGTTAATTTTTGTTGAGCGCGATTTGCCCGTGCTTGAGGGTTGGGGACTAAGGCAAAAAATGGTTTGCCGTTTAAACCTTCTTGTAAGATTAGTTGGAAGCGATCGCCAAATTGAGCTTGAATATTTTCTTTAATTCGTTGGTAAGCAGCGGTTGGCGTCGTTCGCAACTGTCCGTAGCAAATCACCGCTTGGGGACGATACTCGATATTATGAATGTAAAATATCGACCAAGGAAAACAATCGCGCAACTGCTTCTCTTCAGAAGAGTCAATCGGTCGTACTGGTGGTGTGGGTTCGGCTTTTTGTGCGATTGCAGGTTTGATTTCAGAAGATTCATTTGGCGGTGCTGAGGCGGAATTTGCGTCTCTACGCCCCCACTGGATGAGCAACCAATACAAAATTGGGCAAATAATAAATGGTCCAATAACCAACGGTAATGGAATCGATTGATTTGAACCGGCGCTAGCTGTCCAAGCGCTCCAGATGAACGCCGGTGTCATGAGAACCAGCCATAAAATCCACACTGGTGTGCGTGTAATTCGCGTCACGCTGCGCTGCACAATCAAGTATGTAAAAATTCCCAGGAGGAGGAGAAGCCAAAAGTTCATGCTGATTTTAGTTAGTTTAAAAATTGGTCCAACTTGTTCTATTTGCGTTAGTTAAAAGAATCGAGAGGCTAGAAACCACTTTTAGAGCTAAAGATAAACTAGTTATTCTTCCCTCGCTCCCCGCCCCTAATCCCTCGCTCCTTTAATCAAGTAGACCTCCACACCTTTTTTCCCTAAAAGCCGATATTTCTAACAAAGTTGTTAACCCCGATCGCTGCCTAATGACACAAAATCCCGAACAGCTTGCTAATCATAATGCTCAAAACACGTTGCCTCAGCAGGCGAGTCGCTCCAAACCACCACAGGCTATTTGGAACCACATCTTTGCTTTTCCACCTAATCGGGACACTTTAGGAGGAACCGCTTATCTTATTGTAGAAAACGATGGGAATATCCTGATCGATTGTCCGCCTTGGAATGAAGATATTCAACAATTTTTGCAATCCCTCTTGGGAGTGAAGTGGCTGTTTCTCACGCACCGAGGTGCTATTAGCAAATCCGTCAAAGAAATTCAAACTTTTTTGAATTGTGAAGTTGTGATTCAAGAACAGGAAGCTTATTTACTTCCAAAAGTTCAATTGACATCGTTTCAACACGAAATATCACTCAGCCCAACGACACAAGGTATTTGGACACCAGGACATTCGCCTGGTTCAGCGTGCCTTTACTACCAGCGTCGCGGTGGTATTTTGTTTTCTGGTCGCCATTTGCTACCAAATCAACAAGGTGAGCCAACGCCGCTACGCACCGCCAAAACTTTTCACTGGCGACGCCAAATCAACAGCGTAGAGAAACTTTTACAGCGTTTTACTCCAGAAACACTCCAGTATATTTGTCCTGGTGCGAATACTGGCTTTCTTCGGGGTAAGAAAGTCATTGACCAGGCATATCAGCATTTAGCGGCTTTGGATTTAGCAGCATTGGTGCAGTTTCAAGCCCCACTTTAAGAGAGTGTTGAGTTATGAGGTAAGAAAATGCTTTTAATGAATGCCTCTGGTACCTTTCTTAGCGAACAAAACTCTTGAGGATTCAAAACTCACTCCTTACTCCTCACTCCTCACTCCTCACCCCTAGTTCAAGACTTGCCTGCTAAAACTGAATGTGTCGCAAACTGTTCTATTGCAGCTAAATACTGCCGATCTGCCTCGGTTGCCATTTTTTCGGGGGTAATCGGTTCTTGTGAAACAACCAAGTCAGGAGTAATACCCAATTTATTGATATCGCGATGCTGTGGAGTTTCATATTTAGCCACAGTCACCGCTAAACCTGAACCATCGGATAGGTTAAATAGTGACTGAATCAATCCTTTACCAAAAGTTGTTTCGCCGATAACTTGAGCACGTCCGTTGTCTTGTAGCGCACCTGCTAAAATTTCACTTGCACTCGCGGTTCCTTGATTGACTAAAACGACGAGTGGATCTTGTGTGATTGCTGAGTCAAACGCTTCAAAGCTGCCTTGGATGCCTTGACGGTTAACGGTGTACACAATTGTGCCTTCGTCTAACCATAAACGCGCAATTTCAATGCCTGCTTGCAGCAAGCCGCCTGGATTGTTACGGAGATCGAGAATATAAGCATTTGCGCCTTGATTTTCGAGATTGGTGATCGCATGAGCAAGTTCTGCTGTTGCATTCGCATTAAATTGTGTTAAGCGAAGATAACCAATTTTAAGGTCGTCTGTAACTTGACGTAACTCGGCGACAACAGGATTTAATTCAATCCGCGATCGCACAAGTTGAATTTCGGTACTTTCTTGGGCTGGCGCGCGTTGCAGTACTAAAGAAACTTTACTCCCCGCAGGACCGCGCATTCGGGCTGCGGATTCGTCTAAGGTTAGTTCAGTGGTTGAAACGCCATCAATCGCGAGGATGCGATCGTGGGGACGAATTCCCGCTTTTTCTGCTGGAGAACCAGCGATCGGCGCGACAACTTCTAACTGTCCGGTTTTTGGCTCCAGCGCAATTTGTAAGCCAACTCCGGTTAATTCGCCCGACGTATTTACCTGTAAACTACGGTACTGCTCTGGTTTCAAAAATCGCGTGAACGGATCGTCTAAGGTTGCAAGCATTTTTTGGATCGCTTCATACGCCGCTTCGCGGTCTTTGAAAGGCTGCTTAATTGTATTCAGCCGCAGTTTTGACCAGTTTTGATGATTAAAAGTGTCATCCAGATACACGCGATTAACGATTCGCCAAGCTTCAGATACTAACTTTTGTTCTTCGGTCAATGCAGCTGCTGGTTGTACCCAACAAGTTACAGCTAGCAAAATTGGCAAAATTGCTAATAGCCCAATCTGAAATACTTTTTTATACATCACACGTATCTAACCTTGGTTGCCGCCCCGAATTATGAAATCCTTCTCTCGATTATGTTACTTTTTTTATAGTACGAGTGCAGTCAAACCTATCTGCTGACCCTCATTGGGGAAAGTACAAAGCACCTGCAACTGCTCTCAGTTGCGCTTATTTGACAACAAACTGGATTTCCAGTAATTGCCAAATCATGACACAGCCTCTCCTTTCTTGTTTAAGACTGGGAGTTTTATCAACCGCAATCTATTTTTAGGAACTCTTGCTTCATGTTTTCCAAGCAGGTAACCGACTCAAAACTTTACAATTGGTTTGAAGAACGTCTAGAAATTGAGGCACTTGCTGAAGACGTTACCAGCAAGTACGTCCCTCCCCACGTTAATATCTTCTACTGCTTCGGCGGGATGACGTTAACTTGCTTTTTAATCCAGTTTGCTACTGGATTCGCGATGACATTTTATTACAAGCCAACAGTGGCGGAAGCTTACACCTCTGTACAGGCACTCATGACCGATGTTAACTTCGGCTGGCTGATCCGCTCGGTTCACCGCTGGTCTGCCAGTATGATGGTTCTGATCATGATCCTGCACATTTTCCGCGTTTACCTTACTGGTGGTTTTAAAAAGCCTAGAGAACTCACTTGGGTAACAGGTGTCGTTCTGGCGGTGCTGACGGTTTCATTTGGTGTAACTGGTTACTCTTTACCTTGGGATCAAATTGGATACTGGGCGGTAAAGATCGTTAGCGGTGTACCCGAAGCGATTCCAGTTGTCGGAACCTTGATTTCTGATATGTTGCGTGGCGGTTCGAGTGTCGGTCAAGCAACCTTGACTCGTTACTACAGCGCCCACACGTTCGTGCTGCCGTGGTTGACTGCGGTCTTCATGCTGCTGCACTTTATCATGATTCGTAAGCAAGGTATTTCTGGTCCGTTGTAATCGTAGCGCTAAGCAAGCGGTAAGCATTAAGTTTGCCGCTGCCTAGGTGCAAAATCTAAAATAAGTTATTTGACTCACCGATAAAGGAGAGCACTCTTAACAATGGGAACATTGAAAAAACCGGATCTAAGCGATCCAAAATTGCGCGAAAAACTAGCCAAGGGCATGGGCCATAACTACTATGGCGAACCTGCTTGGCCTAATGACCTACTCTACATCTTCCCTGTCGTGATCTTAGGGACTGGTGCTTGCATTGTTGCGCTTGCGGTTTTAGACCCAGCAATGGTAGGCGAACCAGCAAACCCATTTGCAACACCGCTAGAAATTTTACCTGAGTGGTATTTGTACCCTGTATTCCAGATTCTCCGCTCGGTGCCAAATAAACTACTAGGCGTGCTAGCAATGGCAGCTGTACCATTGGGCTTGATCCTGGTACCGTTTATTGAGAATGTAAACAAATTTCAAAATCCCTTCCGTCGTCCAGTTGCAACCACAGTATTCATGATTGGTACTTTAGTGACGCTTTGGCTCGGAATTGGTGCGACATTCCCTATTGATAAGTCTTTTACACTAGGATTGTTCTAATCTAGCCGAGCGATCGCGCTCATGACGCCTGTAGGTTTCTTCTTAAGTACTGAGGTACTGTGCAAGAAACATTTACAGGCGTTCTTTGTTGTAGCTTAAATAGAGAGCTTACGAATAAATTCGCTACTAGACGAACAAAGTTCACCTTTGTGGACTAGACGGGTAAGACCTACCTTGTCCTATAGTGTACTGCTGCGCACACTTCATTGAGGTAGCCCCGAAGGGGATCGAAGCGCATCTGTGATTCATACTCTGGAAAACCTACCGTTGATCATTTGCCAGAACTAGCTATCCTAGAGGCAGAGCCGGATAAAAAAATGCGATTGAATTCATCACTACAATTTACTCTAGGGAACTTAGCCCGTTGGCTTGCTATTTTTGCAGTGATTTGGCTGTTAGGTGCAGTGGGATTGGGCTGGTTAGTTAATTCGTTTTTAATTTTATTTGGGCTATTGCTGCTTGCACCCGTTATTGCCTTTGTCGGTTTTCGTTGGTGGCTTGAGCGTAACTTAATTCAAGATAAGTGTCCTGTATGTCGTTATGAGTTTACAGGGTTAAACAAAACCGAGTTACAGTGTCCTAATTGCGGTGAACCACTGAAAATTGAGCAAGGTCATTTTCACCGCTTGACACCACCTGGGACAATTGAAGTCCAAGCAGTTGAAGTTAAAAGTCAACGGGTTGAAGATTGAGTAACAACGCGATCGCACCTCAATTGATAGCAATTATTTTTTTGTGTGCGAGATCGATAACGTGTAAGGATGTCTTGCTGGCGATCTTTCACCAATGTACAGCGAGTATCTTCCTGGTTGCCAAAAGCCAGAGATTTGAGCGCTTCCGCCAGAAAACTGGTCGGCGAGTACGCAAAAGCGCCCTCCTGGTCCCTCAATCAGTAGTGTTGGTTGCCCTTCGGT includes these proteins:
- a CDS encoding site-2 protease family protein, yielding MNFWLLLLLGIFTYLIVQRSVTRITRTPVWILWLVLMTPAFIWSAWTASAGSNQSIPLPLVIGPFIICPILYWLLIQWGRRDANSASAPPNESSEIKPAIAQKAEPTPPVRPIDSSEEKQLRDCFPWSIFYIHNIEYRPQAVICYGQLRTTPTAAYQRIKENIQAQFGDRFQLILQEGLNGKPFFALVPNPQARANRAQQKLTRPVLALGLLLATLLTTTIVGVEIAGANITTLSSDPSVLLQGLPYSLALMTILGIHELGHYSAARYYKIRATLPYFIPVPFFLGTFGAFIQMRSPVPNRKALFDVSIAGPLAGFIATIPFLVWGLANSTIVPLPEQPSLFDPSALNPNYSLLLALLSKLMLGAQLTANTAINLHPVAFAGFLGLVVTALNLMPVGQLDGGHIVHAMFGQRRAIVVSQIARFLVLALALLQPGFLLWAIILFFMPIYDEPALNDVTELDNLRDFFGLLALAVLVVIVLPVPNAIAQLLQIG
- a CDS encoding MBL fold metallo-hydrolase; translated protein: MTQNPEQLANHNAQNTLPQQASRSKPPQAIWNHIFAFPPNRDTLGGTAYLIVENDGNILIDCPPWNEDIQQFLQSLLGVKWLFLTHRGAISKSVKEIQTFLNCEVVIQEQEAYLLPKVQLTSFQHEISLSPTTQGIWTPGHSPGSACLYYQRRGGILFSGRHLLPNQQGEPTPLRTAKTFHWRRQINSVEKLLQRFTPETLQYICPGANTGFLRGKKVIDQAYQHLAALDLAALVQFQAPL
- the ctpA gene encoding carboxyl-terminal processing protease CtpA, encoding MYKKVFQIGLLAILPILLAVTCWVQPAAALTEEQKLVSEAWRIVNRVYLDDTFNHQNWSKLRLNTIKQPFKDREAAYEAIQKMLATLDDPFTRFLKPEQYRSLQVNTSGELTGVGLQIALEPKTGQLEVVAPIAGSPAEKAGIRPHDRILAIDGVSTTELTLDESAARMRGPAGSKVSLVLQRAPAQESTEIQLVRSRIELNPVVAELRQVTDDLKIGYLRLTQFNANATAELAHAITNLENQGANAYILDLRNNPGGLLQAGIEIARLWLDEGTIVYTVNRQGIQGSFEAFDSAITQDPLVVLVNQGTASASEILAGALQDNGRAQVIGETTFGKGLIQSLFNLSDGSGLAVTVAKYETPQHRDINKLGITPDLVVSQEPITPEKMATEADRQYLAAIEQFATHSVLAGKS
- the petB gene encoding cytochrome b6, coding for MFSKQVTDSKLYNWFEERLEIEALAEDVTSKYVPPHVNIFYCFGGMTLTCFLIQFATGFAMTFYYKPTVAEAYTSVQALMTDVNFGWLIRSVHRWSASMMVLIMILHIFRVYLTGGFKKPRELTWVTGVVLAVLTVSFGVTGYSLPWDQIGYWAVKIVSGVPEAIPVVGTLISDMLRGGSSVGQATLTRYYSAHTFVLPWLTAVFMLLHFIMIRKQGISGPL
- the petD gene encoding cytochrome b6-f complex subunit IV, with the translated sequence MGTLKKPDLSDPKLREKLAKGMGHNYYGEPAWPNDLLYIFPVVILGTGACIVALAVLDPAMVGEPANPFATPLEILPEWYLYPVFQILRSVPNKLLGVLAMAAVPLGLILVPFIENVNKFQNPFRRPVATTVFMIGTLVTLWLGIGATFPIDKSFTLGLF